The Streptomyces sp. NBC_00569 genomic sequence CTTGAGCTCGAGCGCGAGGTGCAGGACGACACGGGCGCCGGACATCCCGATCGGGTGACCGAGGGCGATCGCGCCGCCGTTGACGTTCACCTTTTCCGATGACACGCCGAGGTCCTTCATTGACTGCACGGCGACGGCCGCGAAGGCCTCGTTGATCTCGACGAGGTCGAGGTCCTCGACGCCCAGGCCCTCCTTCTTGAGGGCGTGCCGGATGGCGTTCGAGGGCTGCGACTGGAGCGAGTTGTCGGGGCCCGCCACGTTTCCGTGGGCGCCGATCTCGGCGATCCACTCCAGGCCGAGCTCCTGCGCCTTCGCCTTGCTCATGACGACGACCGCGGCGGCGCCGTCGGAGATCTGCGAGGAGGTGCCGGCCGTGATCGTGCCGTCCTTGGCGAACGCGGGCCGCAGCTTGCCGAGCGACTCGGCGGTCGTCTCGGCGCGGATGCCCTCGTCCTTGCTGAACAGGATCGGGTCGCCCTTGCGCTGCGGGATCTCGACGGGGGTGATCTCCGCCTCGAAGAGGCCGTTCTTCTGGGCGGCTGCGGCGCGCTGGTGCGACTGGGCGGCGATCTCGTCCTGCTCGGGGCGCCTGATGCCGAGGCGGGTGTTGTGCTTCTCCGTCGACTCACCCATCGGGATGTTCTCGAAGGAGTCGGTCAGGCCGTCGTACGCCATCGCGTCGAGCATCTCGACGGCGCCGTACTTGTAGCCCTCGCGGGACTTGGGAAGCAGGTGGGGCGCGTTCGTCATGGACTCCTGGCCGCCCGCGACGACGACGTCGAACTCGCCGGCGCGGATCAGCTGGTCGGCGAGCGCGATGGCGTCGAGGCCCGAGAGACACACCTTGTTGATGGTCAGCGCCGGCACGTTCATGGGGATGCCGGCCTTGACGGCCGCCTGGCGCGCGGGGATCTGCCCAGCCCCCGCCTGAAGCACCTGGCCCATGATCACGTACTGCACCTGGTCTCCGCCGATCCCCGCCCGGTCGAGCGCCGCCTTGATGGCGACGCCTCCGAGATCGGCTCCGGAGAAGGACTTCAGCGAGCCGAGCAGCCGACCCATGGGCGTACGGGCGCCCGCGACGATCACTGAGGTGGTACCGGTCGTTCCAGACATGAGGCACGGCCCCTTGGAGATGAGGAGTGAACGAGGGTTTACTCGAATGTACTGAGCAGTACCCCCCCACGTCACCGGCCGAACGGTGTGATCGCGCGCACGTTGCGTAACCACCTCCGACCGCGCTGCACTTACAGCATGCTGACGCGAATCGACCACATCGGAATCGCCTGTTTCGACCTCGACAAGACCGTTGAGTTCTACCGCGCTACCTACGGCTTCGAAGTGTTCCACTCCGAGGTGAACGAGGAGCAGGGCGTGCGCGAGGCCATGCTCAAGATCAATGAGACGAGTGACGGCGGGGCCTCCTACCTCCAGCTCCTGGAGCCCACCCGGGAGGACTCCGCGGTCGGGAAGTGGCTGGCCAAGAACGGTGAGGGCGTCCACCACATCGCCTTCGGCACGGCGGACGTCGACGCCGACTCCGCGGACATCAGGGGCAAGGGCGTACGCGTCCTGTACGACGAGCCGCGCATCGGTTCGATGGGGTCGCGCATCACCTTCCTGCACCCCAAGGACTGCCACGGCGTACTGACCGAACTCGTCACTTCCGCACCGGTTGAGTCACCTGAGCACTGACCTCCGTATATCTGGGCCGGTAGGGTTGGGGGCGGCCGTCCGTCACACGGACGGCCGCGGGCCGGGGTCCGGGTTTCGGGGGGCGAGCGACGGGGCAGCAGCCCATGCTCCGCCGTTGATCTGACACCATTCCCCGGGGGCCCCGTTCGGCGGATGGACGGTGCTCGTTTGGAGAGACTTGCGACCAGGGGACGGATGGGACCGCGCAGTGCGGGGCTACGAGAGCCAGGACAGCCGGCGGCCGGCTGAGACCGACCATCTCTCACGGTTCGAGGCCGAGATGGACCGGCTGAAGACCGAGCGGGAGAAGGCGGTCCAGCACGCCGAGGACCTGGGCTACCAGGTCGAGGTGTTGCGCGCCAAGCTGCACGAGGCGCGCCGCAACCTCGCGTCCCGTCCTGCCTACGACGGCGGGGACATCGGGTACCAGGCCGAGCAGCTGCTGCGTAACGCGCAGATCCAGGCCGACCAGCTGCGCTCCGACGCCGAGCGCGAGCTGCGCGACGCCCGCGCCCAGACGCAGCGCATCCTCCAGGAGCACGCCGAGCAGCAGTCCCGGCTCCAGTCCGAGCTGCACGCCGAGGCCGTCTCGCGCCGCCAGCAGCTCGACCAGGAGCTGGCCGAGCGCCGCCAGACCGTCGAGGCGCACGTCAACGAGAACGTGGCGTGGGCCGAGCAGCTGCGCTCCCGCAGCGAGCAGCAGGCCCGCCGGCTCGTCGACGAGTCCCGCGCCGAGGCCGACCAGGCGCTCGCCGCCGCCCGCGCCGAGGCCGAGCGGGTCGCCACCGAGGCCCGCCAGCGCCTGACGTCGGAGGCCGAGACCGCCCGCGCCGAGGCCGAGGCCCTGCTGCGCCGCGCCCGCACCGACGCCGAGCGCCTCCTGAACGCCGCGTCGACGCAGGCGCAGGAGGCCACCGACCACGCCGAGCAGCTGCGCTCGTCCACGGCCACCGAGTCGGACACGGCCCGCCGCCAGTCCGCCGAGCTGAGCCGCGCCGCCGAGCAGCGCCTGTCCGAGGCCGACACGGCGCTGCGCGAGGCACGCACGTCGGCGGAGAAGGTCCTCACCGAGGCGAAGGACGCCGCGGCCAAGCAGCTCGCGAACGCCGAGTCGGCGAACGAGCAGCGCACGCGCACCGCCAAGGAACAGGTCGCCCGGCTCGTCTCGGAGGCCACCAAGGAGGCCGAGGCCACCAAGTCGGAGGCCGAGCAGGTCGTCACCGACGCCAAGGAGCAGGCGGAGAAGATCCTCGCCGAGGCGGGCGAGAAGGCACGCAACGTCACGGCCGAGGAGACCGCCTCCCAGCTCGCCAAGGCCGCCCGCACGGCCGAAGAGGTGCTCAACAAGGCGTCCGAGGACGCCAAGGCCACCACGAAGGCCGCCTCCGAGGAGGCCGAGCGGCTGCGCAGCGAGGCCGAGGCCGAGGCGGACCGGCTGCGCGGCGAGGCGCACGACATCGCCGAACAGCTCAAGGGCGCGGCGAAGGACGACACCAAGGAGTACCGCGCCAAGACCGTCGAGCTCCAGGAGGAGGCCCGCCGGCTGCGCGGCGAGGCCGAGCAGCTGCGGGCCGAGGCCGTCGACGAGGGCGAGCGGATCCGCAGCGAGGCGCGCCGCGAGGCCGTCCAGCAGATCGAGGAGGCGGCCAGGACCGCCGAGGAGCTGCTCGCCAAGGCGAAGGCGGACGCAGACGAGCTGCGGGCCGGCGCGCAGACCGAGAGCGAGCGGGTCCGCACCGAGGCCATCGAGCGCGCCACGAACCTGCGCAAGCAGGCCGAGGAGACCCTGGAGCGCACCCGCGCCGAGGCCGAGCGGCACCGCGAGGAGGCCGGCGAGCAGGCCGAGGCCACCAAGGCGGAGGCCGAGCGGGCGGCGCAGGAACTGCGCGAGGACACCGAGCGCGCGGTCGCGGCCCGGCAGGCGGAGGCCGCCGACGAGCTGACCCGGCTGCACACCGAGGCCGAGCAGCGCCTGACGGCGTCCGAGACCACGCTCACCGATGCGCGGGCCGAGTCGGAGCGCATCCGCCGCGAGACCGCGGACGAGACGGAGCGGCTGCGCGCCGAGGCCGCCGAGCGGATCCGTACGCTCCAGGCGCAGGCCGAGACGGAGGCCGACCGGCTGCGCACCGAGGCCGCGTCGGACGCGTCCGGGACCCGCGCCGAGGCGGAGAACGTCGCGGTACGGCTGCGGTCCGAGGCCGCGGCCGAGGCCGAGCGGCTCAAGACGGAGGCTCAGGAGAGCGCGGACCGGGTGCGCGCGGAGGCCGCGGCCGCGGCCGAGCGGGTCGCCACGGAGGCCGCGGAGGCGCTGTCCGCCGCTCAGGAGGAGGCCGCCAGGCGCCGCCGCGAGGCCGAGGAGACCCTCGGTTCCGCCCGCCAGGAGGCCGACCAGGAGCGCGAGCGGGCCCGCGAGCAGAGCGAGGAACTCCTCGCGGTCGCCCGCGCCCGCGTCGAGGAGGCGCAGGCAGAGGCCGTACGTCTCGTGGAGGAGGCCGACCGGCGCTCCACCGAGATGGTCGGCGCCGCCGAGCAGACCGCGCAGCAGGTGCGCGACTCCGTGTCCGGGCTCCAGGAGCAGGCGCAGGAGGAGATCGCGGGCCTGCGCAGCGCCGCGGAGCACGCGGCCGAGCGCACCAAGCACGAGGCGCAGGAGGAGGCCGACCGGGTCCGCGCCGACGCGTACGCGGAGCGCGAGCGCGCCACCGACGACGCCAACCGCGTGCGCGGCGAGGCGGCCGCGGAGTCGGAGGCCGCCAAGTCCCTTGCGGAGCGCACGGTTTCCGAGGCGATCGCCGAGTCGGAGCGGATGCGGTCCGAGGCGTCGGAGCACGCCCAGCGGGTCCGTACGGAGGTCTCCGAGCGGCTCGCTTCGGCCGAACAGGACGCGTCCCGTGCCCGGGCCGACGCCCGCGAGGACGCCAACCGGATCCGTTCGGACGCCGCCACGCAGGCGGACACCCTCATCACGGAGGCCACGAGCGAGGCAGAGCGCCTCACGAACGAGACGAACACCGAGGCGGAGCGCGTCCGCGCCGAGTCGACGGCCGCGGCCGAGAAGCTCGTCGGCGACGCCACGGAGGCCGCCGAGCGCCTCACGAACGAGACCAATGCCGAGGCGGAGCGCGTCCGTTCGGAGTCGGTCGCCCGCGCCGAGCAGCTCGTCGGCGACGCCACGACCGAGGCCGCCAGGCTGCACGCGGAGTCCACCGCCGCGGCCGATCAGCTCACGAACGAGACCCTCACCGAGGCTGAGCGGGTGCGCGCCGAGTCGGTCGCCAGGGCCGAGAAGCTCATCGCGGACGCGACCGGGGACGCCGAGCGGCTGCGCGCCGAGGCGGCCGAGACCGTCGGATCCGCGCAGCAGCACGCCGAGCGGATCCGCAGCGAGTCGGAGCGCGTCAAGGCGGAGGCGGCGGCGGAGGCCGAGCGGCTCACGTCCGCGGCGCGCGCCGAGGCCGAGCGGACCCTCGACGAGACCCGCAAGGACGCCAACAAGCGCCGCTCGGAGGCCGCCGAGCAGGTCGACAAGCTCATCACCGAGGCGAGCGCGGAGGCCGAGAAGCTGACGTCCGAGGCGCAGCAGGCCGCGCTGAAGGCGACCGCGGACGCCGAGTCGCAGGCCGACACCATGGTCGGCGCGGCCCGCAAGGAGGCCGACCGGCTGGTCTCCGAGGCGACCGTCGAGGGCAACTCCCTGGTGGAGAAGTCCCGTACGGACGCGGACGAGTTGCTCGTCGGCGCGCGACGCGACGCGACGGCGATCAGGGAGCGGGCCGAGGAGCTGCGCGAGCGCATCACCGGCGAGATCGACGAACTGCACGAGCGGGCGCGGCGCGAGTCCGCCGAGACCATGAAGACGGCCGGCGAGCGGTGCGACGCGCTGGTGAAGGCCGCCGAGGAGCAGCTCACCGAGGCGCAGGCGAAGGCCAAGGAGATGGTCTCGGAGGCGGGTTCGGAGGCGAGCAAGGTCCGGATCGCCGCCGTGAAGAAGGCCGAGGGCCTGCTCAAGGAGGCCGGGGCCAAGAAGACCGAGCTGAGCCGCGAGGCCGAGCGCGTCCTGTCCGAGGCGCAGGCGGAGGCGGAGCGCATGGTCGCCGAGGGCACGCGCGAGCTGGAGGTCCTGGTCCGGCGCCGCGAGGACATCAACGCCGAGATCTCCCGTGTCCAGGACGTCCTGGAGGCATTGGAGTCCTTCGAGGCCCCGTCCGCGGGCGGCGGGTCCAAGGAGGGCGCCGTCAAGGCGGGAGCCGCAGCGGGGGCTACCCGATCGGGTGGCAAGGGGTCGGAAGGGTAGCCAGGACAGCAACGGGCGTGCTTGGAAAGGACCTTCGGCGCTGCCGCTGGCAAGCCATCCTGCGGTTAGCCACTCAAAAGGGGTGTCATTCTCCAGATCAAACGGGCATCTGCTCGATGACACGCCGCTTTGACCCCTAGGATTCCCCCTATCACCTCACCGGTCTCATTCGACAGGAACCCCATGAGCGACACTTCCCCCTACGGCTTCGAGCTTGTGCGGCGTGGGTACGACCGCGCTCAGGTGGACGAACGCATTTCCAAGCTCGTCTCCGACCGTGACAGCGCTCTCGCTCGTATCACTGCTCTGGAAAAGCGCATCGAGGAGCTCCACCTCGAGACGCAGAACGCCCAGGCGCAGGTGAACGACGCCGAGCCGTCGTACGCCGGTCTCGGCGCGCGCGTCGAGAAGATCCTCCGCCTCGCCGAGGAGGAGGCGAAGGACCTGCGCGAGGAGGCCCGGCGCGCCGCCGAGCAGCACCGCGAGCTCGCCGAGTCGGCGGCCCAGCAGGTGCGCAACGACGCAGAATCGTTCGCTGCGGAGCGCAAGTCCAAGGCCGAGGACGAGGGCGTCCGGATCGTCGAGAAGGCCAAGAGCGAAGCGGGCACGCTGCGCGCCGAGGCCCAGAAGGACGCTCAGTCGAAGCGTGAGGAGGCGGACGCCCTCTTCGAGGAGACCCGCGCCAAGGCCGCCCAGGCCGCCGCGGACTTCGAGACGAACCTGGCGAAGCGCCGCGAGCAGTCCGAGCGCGACCTGGCCTCGCGTCAGGCGAAGGCCGAGAAGCGTCTCGCGGAGATCGAGCACCGCGCGGAGCAGCTCCGCCTGGAGGCCGAGAAGCTGCGTACCGACGCCGAGCGCCGCGCCCGCCAGACGGTGGAGACCGCGCAGCGTCAGGCCGAGGACATCGTCGCCGACGCGAACGCCAAGGCCGACCGGATCCGCTCGGAATCGGAGCGCGAGCTCGCCGCCCTGACGAACCGCCGCGACTCCATCAACGCGCAGCTCACCAACGTGCGCGAGATGCTGGCGACGCTCACCGGTGCGGCCGTCGCCGCCGCGGGTGCGCCCGCGGAGGACGAGCCGATCTCGCGTGGGGTTCCCGCCCAGCAGACCCGCTGAACAACCGCAGTCGGAAGCCGAAGCCCCTTGCCGCTCCAGTGGCAGGGGGCTTTGTCCCGTTCTAGCGTTGCCGCATGATCGAGCTCGAGGGGCTGACCAAGCACTACGGCGAGAAGCTGGCCGTCCACGACCTCACCTTCACCGTCAGGCCGGGCATCGTCACGGGGTTCCTCGGCCCCAACGGCGCCGGCAAGTCCACGACGATGCGGATGATGCTCGGGCTCGACAACCCGTCAGCCGGCGATGTGCGCATCGACGGGAAGCACTACGCGCAGCTGAGGGACCCGCTGCGGTACATCGGCGCGCTCCTCGACGCGAAGGCCATGCACGGCGGCCGCAGCGCCTACAACCACCTGCTGTGCCTGGCGCAGAGCAACGGCATCCCGCGCACCCGCGTCGTCGAGGTCCTCGACACGGTGGGTCTGACATCCGTCGCCAGGAAGAAGGCGAAGGGTTTCTCGCTGGGCATGGGCCAGCGCCTCGGCATCGCGGGCGCGCTCCTCGGCGACCCGCGGATCCTGATGTTCGACGAGCCGGTCAACGGGCTCGACCCCGAGGGCATCCACTGGATCCGCAATCTGATGAAGTCCCTCGCGGGGCAGGGCCGTACCGTCTTCGTCTCCTCGCACCTGATGAGCGAGATGGCGCTGACCGCGGACCACCTCGTCGTCATCGGCCAGGGCCGTCTCCTCGCCGACACCTCGATGACCGACTTCATCCAGCAGAACTCCCGCTCGTACGTGCGTCTGCGCTCGCCGCAGCAGGAGCGGCTCCTCGATGTGCTGCACGAGGCCGGTGTCACAGTCGTCGAGGCGGGCAACGGCACGCTCGAGGTGGACGGTGGCAGCCCCGAACAGCTCGGTGACCTGGCGGCCGCCCACCATCTCGCCCTGCACGAGCTGAGCCCTCAGCAGGCCTCGCTGGAGGAGGCCTTCATGCGGCTCACCGCGGAGTCGGTGGAGTACCACGCGCACACCGACGAGCCCGGGGTGCCGCCGCCGGTCGGGCTGCCGCCACCGCCGCAGCAGCAGGGCTGGGGCGAGAGCTGGGACCGTACGAAGAACAAGGGAGCCTGACCGATGGCCACGACCCAGGTTCTCCGGTCCGAGTGGACCAAGATCAGGTCCGTCGCTTCGACGGTGTGGACGCTCGGCCTCGCGGCGGTCCTGACGATCGCTCTCGGCGTGCTGATCTCGATCCTGTCCAGGAACGAGTTCAACAAGATGAACGCGAGGGACCGGCTGTCCTTCGACCCCACGTTCATCAGCTTCGCCGGGATGAGTCTCGGTCAGCTCGCGATGATCGTCTTCGGTGTCCTCGTCGTCTCGAACGAGTACAGCACCGGGATGATCCGCACCTCGCTCGCCGCGGTCCCCCAGCGCGGCACGTTCCTGTTCAGCAAGGTCGCCGTGGCGACCGTCCTGGCGTTCGTCGTGGGCCTCGCCACGAGCTTCATCGCGTTCTTCCTCGGGCAGGCCATCCTCGGCGTGCACCGGGCGCAGATCGGTGACCCGGGCGTCCTGCGCGCGGTGATCGGCGGCGGCCTCTACATGACGCTCATCGCCATGTTCTCGATGGGCGTCGCGTCGATGCTGCGCAGCCCGATGCTGTCGCTCGGCATCCTGATGCCGTTCTTCTTCCTGATCTCGAACATCCTGGGCAACGTCTCGGCGACGAAGAAGATCGGCCGATTCCTGCCCGACCAGGCCGGCAGCAAGATCATGCAGGTGGTGACGCCGATCGGCGACGACACTCCGTACGGTCCGTGGGGCGGCCTGGGCATCATGGTGATCTGGGTGATCCTGGCCCTTTTCTTCGGATATCTGATCCTCAAGAAGCGGGACGCATAGGGGGCTCCGGGCAGCTCCAGGGGCTTTGCCTCGTCTTGGCCGGAACCGTCAGCGCCCCGATATCCTCCTAACCCTTACGGGGGCGTGTGCCCCGATGTCCTGAACCTTTCGATGGGTGCGGAGAATGATCGAGGCAGTCGGCCTGACGAAGCGCTACGGCGCCAAGACAGCCGTGTACAACCTTTCCTTCCAGGTCCGGCCGGGTACGGTGACCGGCTTCCTGGGTCCGAACGGGTCCGGCAAGTCGACGACCATGCGCATGATCCTGGGTCTCGACCAGCCGACGACCGGCCAGGTGACCATCGGCGGCTACCCGTACCGCAAGCTCCCCAACGCCCCGCGGCAGGTCGGCGCCCTGCTCGACGCCAAGGCGGTGCACGGCGGCCGGCACGCCCGTAACCACCTGCTCTGCCTCGCGCAGCTGTCCGGCATCCCGGCCCGCCGCGTGGACGAGGTGCTCGGCGTCGTCGGCCTCCAGGACGTGGCGAAGAAGCGCTCCAAGGGCTTCTCGCTCGGCATGGGCCAGCGCCTCGGCATCGCGGCCGCACTGCTGGGCGACCCGCAGGTGCTCCTCTTCGACGAGCCGGTCAACGGCCTCGACCCGGAGGGCATCCTCTGGGTCAGGAACCTGATGAAGTCGCTCGCCGCCGAGGGCCGCACCGTCTTCGTCTCCTCGCACCTGATGAGCGAGATGGCGCTGACCGCCGAGCACCTGATCGTCATCGGCCGCGGGCAGCTCCTCGCCGACATGAGCGTGCGGGACTTCATCTCGCACAACTCGGCCGACTTCGCGCGGGTGCGCACGCCGGAGGCGGAGCCGCAGCAGCGCGAGAAGCTGACGGCCGCGCTGACCGAGGCGGGCGGCCAGGTGCTGCCCGAGCAGGACGGCGCGCTGCGCGTCATGGGCCTGCCGCTCCCCCGCATCAGCGACCTGGCGCACGGCGCCGACGTACGGCTGTGGGAGCTCTCGCCGCACCAGGCCTCGCTGGAGGAGGCGTACATGCGGATGACGCAGGGCGCCGTCGACTACCGCTCGACCGTCGACCAGCGTGCCGGTCTTCAGCAGCAGCTGCCGCCGGGCGCGATGCCGCAGCAGCAGTTCCCCGCGCCCGGCCAGGGCCAGCCGGACTGGTACGCGCCGCCGCCGCCCCAGCAGGGCGGTCAGCCGTTCGCCCCGCCGCAGGCCGCACCCGGCGGGCCGAACCCGTACGCCGCGCCGCAGCAGCCGCCGGCCGCGCCCGCGGCACCCGCAGCCCCTGCCCCCGCCGACCTGAACAAGCCCGAGGACCCCCGATGACGACGCCGCCCCCGCAGCCGGCTCCGCAGGCCTACGCCCAGCAGAGTGCGCCCAACTGGCAGGGCGCGCCCGGCACTTCGTACACCTCGCCCATCCCGGTCACGCGCACGCACCTGGGGCACGCGCTCGCCTCGGAGTGGACGAAGATCAAGTCCGTACGCTCCACGCTCTGGACGCTCGGCATCTTCCTGTTCCTGGTCCTCGGCGGCGGCCTGTTCGTCTCCGCGCAGACCGAGGACCTCAACTACCAGGACCTGCCCTTCACGTTCCCGGCCTTCATCGGCCTGCTGCTCGGCCAGATCTGCCTGATCACGCTGGGCGTCCTCGTGACGTCGTCGGAGTACGGCACCGGCATGATCCGTACGACGTTCACCGCGTCGCCGCAGCGCTACCGGGTGTTCGCCGCCAAGATCCTGGTGTTCTTCGCGGTCGCGTTCGTCGTCTCCGCGGGCTCCATCCTGCTGGTGGGCCTGCTCACGTCGTCGATGCACAGCGGCCCCGAGGCGGGCGACCTGAGCTGGGGCGGCACGGTCCTCAAGGGCGGGCTCTACGTGTCCCTGCTCGGCGTCCTCGGTCTCGCCGTGGGCTCCATGCTGCGGCATTCGGCGGGCGCGATCACCGCGATGCTCGGCATCGTGCTGCTGCCGTCGATCCTGCCGGTCTTCCTGATGATCTCGCGCAGCACGCGGACGCTCGGCGAGAAGATGCAGGAGTACAACGCCATCAACGCCCTCGCCAAGATCTTCGGCGCGGACGGCGGGAGCACGGGCGGGTCCCAGGTGTGGCTGCTCGTCGGCGTCACGGCCGCGGCCGTGGTCGGCGCGTTCGCGCTGCTCGAGCGGCGCGACGTGTAGAGCTGTCGGCACCGGGAGCTGTCGGCCCCTAGGGTCTGTCCGGCGGATCAGGTCGCACTCAGGGGCCTGCGCTGATCTGTGCTGGTGAGCGGGGTCTGGTGCGTCGAGATGCAAGGCGGAGGAGGGCGACAACGCGGAGCGTTGGCAACCGACGACAACGCCGCAGATCGGCGTGCCAGACCCCGCGCCCGCGACAAGATCCGCCGGACAGGCCCTAGTAGCGAGGCGCGTTCCTGGACCGCTGCACCCGTGTGGTGCGGCGGTCCTTCGCGTTCCAGCAGGCCTTGTGCCAGTGCCGGCGCTCGTCGACGCCCGAGTGCTCGGGCCAGGCCACCACGTGCGCGACCCCGGAGGGGATCTCCTGGTCGCAGCCGGGGCACCGGTACGTCTTGCCGGCCGCGCTCGCGCCCGCGACCTGGCGCACGCTCCACTCCTCGCCCTGCCAGCTCTCCGTACGCTGGAATCCGCCGTAACGGCTGCCCTGCTCCTCGTCCGGTACCTTGCTGGACGGTCGGCCGCCGCGACGGGGCGACGTCTGGTTTCGGCGCGGGGACACCGGATCTCCTCTAGGACTTGTACAGGTGCCTGCACAGGGACTGGGGTTCACGTCCAGCGTACGCGGACGCCTCTCGGGTACCCGCACGACGTCATACCCATGAGTTCTCCGGAAAATCTGCCAATCTCCATGGCAAGCCGTGCCCTTGGCACTTGTCAGCCGTTAATGCCGGTAGGGGGAGTGCCGCGTCGGCGCCAAGAAAGGCAGGAGTGCGATGCGCTTAGGAACTTTTGTACTGGCGGCCCAGTTCCCCGGCCAGGGACAGGGGGAGGCCCTGCACCGGGCGGTGCGGTCCGCCGAGGTGGCCGAGGAGGCCGGGCTCGACTCGGTCTGGCTGGCGGAGCACCACTTCGTGCCGTACGGCACCTGTCCGTCCGCGGTGACGCTCGCCGCGTTGCTCCTCGGCCGCACCCGGCACATCCGCGTCGGCACGGCGGTGAGCGTGCTGCCGACCGCCCACCCGGTCGCCCTCGGCGAGCAGGCGGCGCTGCTGCATGTGACGTCCGGCGGCCGCTTCTCGCTCGGCGTCGGCCGCGGCGGCCCCTGGGTGGACCTGGAAGTCTTCGGCTCGGGCATCGCGGCGTACGAGGAGGGGTTCCCGGAGTCCCTGGACCTGCTGCTGCGCTGGCTGCGCGAGCCCCGCGTCGAGGCCGAGGGGGAACGGTTCGGTTTCCGCGAGGTCGCCGTGGTCCCGCGCCCCGACGAGGCGCTGAACTCCCCCGACGGCCCCGAGGTGGTGGTCGCCTGCACCTCACCGAAGAGCGTGCGCCTCGCGGCGGAGCGCGGCCTTCCGATGCTGCTCGGCATGCACGCCGGGGACGAGGAGAAGGCCGAGATGGTCTCCCTGTGGCGCACGCACGCGCGGGCCGCCGGCCGCGGCCCGGAGGAGATCCACGCCGCGCCGCACGTCTCGGCCGGAGTGGCCCAGATCGGCGACCGCGGGGCGCAGGCGCGCGAGACGCTCCTCAAGGCGATGCCCGGTTGGCTGAAACAGGGGCTCGACGCCCATGTGACGGTGGACGGCCGCACGCGGTCCATGCGGGACCCGGTCGCGTACACGGAACTGCTGTGCGGGCTGCACCCGGTGGGGACTCCCGAGCAGTGCGCGGACCGGCTCGCGGCGACCTCGGAGCGCACGGGCATCACGCGCTTCGCGCTGCTCGTCGAGGGCTCCGGCGATCTCGCGGCCACCGAGGAGAACGTGCGCAGGCTGGGCGCCGAGGTACTCCCCCAGCTGCGCTGAGACGCGTCACCGCCGTGCGGCCCGTAGTCCACCGCCCCGTACTTGTGCACCTCCCGCGTACGGAGCGGCAGACCATCCGATTCCGCCTTCAACCGGCTGTCAGCAGTCCCTGAGTTCAGGGGACTGGTTCAACAGCTGGTTGCGGGCCGAGGTGAAGCGGGCCAGCGTGCCGTCCACCGACGGGTCCTGTGGGAACACCGCCAGACGGTGGCAGTTCTGGAAGGCCAGCCGTACACCGAAGTGCCGCTGCAGCGCGCCACGAATCGCGTCACTCGCGAGCGCACGCAGCAGCTGCCCACGTGCCTGCTCGTCCGGCGGAGGCGTCTGGTTGTCGGCGAAGTCTCCGCCGTCGACCTTCAGCTGGGCCACCAGGGAGCTGATCATCTCCCATGCGTAAGGCAGGGAGGTCCGGACGCAGTCGACGAAGTCAGCTTCGTCGACCTCGCCTCGCTCGGCCTGTTCCAACAGTGCCGGTGAGACGTCGAGCGACATGGGTTCTCCTCTCGCACCCCCGCGGGGAGCGGGGGCTGACGGGCAGGTAAGGAGCGCGCGACGACGTACGACCACGAACACGCTGCGTACAGGCGTCGCGACCTCCCGCTTATACGGTAAGCAACGTCAGGGGCCCGCAACAGGGGATCGCAGGCACAGTCGGTCCACAACCGGCCAATAACGAACCCGGCAGTTCCAGGGCGAATCGCGTGGACCACTGGTCGTCGAGTAGCGTTGCCGACCATGCGTCTCGTCATCGCCCGCTGCTCCGTGGACTACGCGGGCAGGCTCACAGCCCATCTCCCGTCGGCTCCCCGCCTGATCCTCGTGAAGGCGGACGGCAGCGTCTCGATCCACGCGGACGACAGGGCCTACAAACCTCTCAACTGGATGTCCCCGCCCTGCACCCTGAAGGAGGGCACGGGCGACGACAGCGGCACCTGGACCGTCATCAACAAGGCGGGCGAGAAACTCATCATC encodes the following:
- a CDS encoding LLM class flavin-dependent oxidoreductase — its product is MRLGTFVLAAQFPGQGQGEALHRAVRSAEVAEEAGLDSVWLAEHHFVPYGTCPSAVTLAALLLGRTRHIRVGTAVSVLPTAHPVALGEQAALLHVTSGGRFSLGVGRGGPWVDLEVFGSGIAAYEEGFPESLDLLLRWLREPRVEAEGERFGFREVAVVPRPDEALNSPDGPEVVVACTSPKSVRLAAERGLPMLLGMHAGDEEKAEMVSLWRTHARAAGRGPEEIHAAPHVSAGVAQIGDRGAQARETLLKAMPGWLKQGLDAHVTVDGRTRSMRDPVAYTELLCGLHPVGTPEQCADRLAATSERTGITRFALLVEGSGDLAATEENVRRLGAEVLPQLR
- a CDS encoding SCO5389 family protein, which produces MSLDVSPALLEQAERGEVDEADFVDCVRTSLPYAWEMISSLVAQLKVDGGDFADNQTPPPDEQARGQLLRALASDAIRGALQRHFGVRLAFQNCHRLAVFPQDPSVDGTLARFTSARNQLLNQSPELRDC